The Longimicrobium sp. sequence TTCGAAAGCGCGATCAGCTCCTTCTTGCGGCCGATCACCCGCAGCGCGCCGTCATCCCCCACGCGCCCCAGGTCGCCCGTGCGCAGCCACTCGCCGTCGGCGGTGAACGCCTCAGCCGTCTCGGCCGGCCGGCCATGGTAGCCGCTGAAGGTCAGCGGGCCGCGGCGGAGCAGGATCTCCCCGTCATCCGCCAGGCGCAGCGTGGTCCCGGGCATCGGCGGGCCGGCGGAGTCGAACGTGTAGTGATCCGGCCGATTGAAGGCCGCGCACAGGTGCTCCGTCAGCCCGTACGCGCCCAGGACGGTGATCCCCAGTGCGTCCAGGTACTCGGAAACGTCCTGCGGCAGCGCGGCGCCGCCGGAGGTCGCCACCCGCATCCGTCCGCCGAACAATGCCCGCGCACGCTCCAGCAGCGGCGCGCCGACCCGCATCCACTCCGCTTCCAGTTCGGCGGGGACGGGCTGCGCCGCGCGCCTGAGCCGCGAGCGCGCTGAGCCGAGCTCGATCGTCCGCTCCCACCGCGCCCGCTCGTCCCCCGTCGCCGCGGCCTGCTGGGCGCGGAGGGTGGCCACGGCCTTTTCGTAGAAGCGCGGCAGCCCGCCGAACAGGGTCGGCGCGAACTCGCGGGCGGCGTCCCAGACGCGGTTGTGGTCCGCGACGAGCCCCGCCTGCATGCCGCAGACGATTCGCGTGTACACCCCGAAGATGCGCTCGGCGGCATGGCAGAAGGGGAGGAACGAGAGCGAGCGGTCGCCCTCCACCAGCCCCAGCGTGTCGCGGATGGACGCGGCCGACGCGAGCAGGGTGCGGTGGGTGAGGGCGGCGCCCTTGGGCTCGCCGGTGCTGCCGGAGGTGTAGATGAGGATGGCCGTGGTCTCGGGCCGCAGTGCGTCCATCCGCCGGGCCAGCTCGGCGCGGGTCTGCACCGACTCGCCCAGCGCCCGGCCGCGCTGCATCCACCCCGCCCACGACACCGCGTCGCCGCCGCCGTCGTGATCCACGCAGATGACGGTGCGCAGCTCGGGAAGGGTGGAGCGGACGGCGCGCACCTTCTCCATCTGCGCGGGCGAATCCACCACCACCGCCACGGCCGCGCAATCCGCCAGCAGCTGCCGCACCTGGGCGGGCGCGCTCGTGGGATACACGCCGACGGAGATGCCGCCCGCCATCAGCACGCCGAGGTCGGCGATGGGCCACGCGGCTCCGTTGCCCGCGAGGATGGCCACGTGCTGCCCGGGCCGGTGCCCGGCGGCGATCAGCGACGCGGCAAAGGCGCGCGATAGGCCGGCCCACTCGCCCCAGGTGATCGTCTCGTCGCGCGACGCACCGCCCGCCGCGAGTACGCGCAGGGCGGGACGATCGGCGTCGGCGCGGGCGCGCGCGACGAAGGCGGAAACGGCCGTCTCAGCCATGTCGCCCCTCCCCCGGCCCCTCCCCGCGCAAACTACGCGCGGAGAGGGGAGAACCATTTCGCGTCCAGCGCAGGGCGACGCATCCCATCGACAATCCCGCGCCCGATCCGGTGAGGACGATCAGGTCGCCCGGCTTCAGGCGCCCGCTCTTCGCCGCGTCGTCCAGCGCCATCGGCAGGCAGGCGGAGCCGGTGTAGCCCCACTTGCCCATCACCGTGTGCGCCTTGTCCATCGGCTCACCCAGGCGGTCCATCACGATTTCGATGGTGGAGCGGTTCACCTGCGTCCACAGCCACAGGTCCACGTCCGGCACCGTCTGTCCGATGCGCCCCAGCACCGACTGGACGATGCGCGGCCAGCCCTCCTCGTTGACTTCCTTGGGATACTTGCGGACGAAGCGCAGCCGGTTGCGCG is a genomic window containing:
- a CDS encoding AMP-dependent synthetase/ligase, translated to MAETAVSAFVARARADADRPALRVLAAGGASRDETITWGEWAGLSRAFAASLIAAGHRPGQHVAILAGNGAAWPIADLGVLMAGGISVGVYPTSAPAQVRQLLADCAAVAVVVDSPAQMEKVRAVRSTLPELRTVICVDHDGGGDAVSWAGWMQRGRALGESVQTRAELARRMDALRPETTAILIYTSGSTGEPKGAALTHRTLLASAASIRDTLGLVEGDRSLSFLPFCHAAERIFGVYTRIVCGMQAGLVADHNRVWDAAREFAPTLFGGLPRFYEKAVATLRAQQAAATGDERARWERTIELGSARSRLRRAAQPVPAELEAEWMRVGAPLLERARALFGGRMRVATSGGAALPQDVSEYLDALGITVLGAYGLTEHLCAAFNRPDHYTFDSAGPPMPGTTLRLADDGEILLRRGPLTFSGYHGRPAETAEAFTADGEWLRTGDLGRVGDDGALRVIGRKKELIALSNGKKVAPLGIEAALTGEPWIEQAMLYGEGRNFVSALLVIRRPALEAWAAEHARDADDPRLLDDPGLRAAVQAAVDRVNAGLSNPERVRRFALLGTGFSGDDLTPTLKLRRPIVEQRYRAHLEALYVDA